CCAATGTTAATTCTAACGTCTCTAGTCCTTGCGGAAATTTCTATTCTGTCATCAACTATTCCAAACACAAGGACGGTAGTTATACCCTCAAGCCTGAGAAGGAAATCAGCAGATTCTGCTATGGCATCTCTATTTGTTATAAACCCAACGTTTGAAATAACGACGTTTTTGTATATTTTTCTGTTAAGAATAGCCCTAGCGAGGATTTCAGCAGTTTCTGTTGAGATATCTGGATGCTCGATTTTGTCAAGCAACTCGTAGTTCACTTTTTGTGCCAGGAATTCAATAGCTTTTAGGTCAACATGGCTGAGCTTTGAGAACTTCTTGGTGTCAGTATATATGCCATAAAACAGACCAGTGAAGAGTGTTTCATCAAGTGGCAAATTGAGGGCTTTAAAGTATTCCGCTAATATTGATGATGTCGCATTGACCTCTGGCCTTATATCAACGAATGCATCCGGGGGCAGTTTTTCTTTAAGGCTTTGAAGGAGTTGATGATGATCGATAATTATTTGAATCTTTTTGAGATCATCCTCCTCAAGAATCGTGAGGTTTCCATTTGGCTGACAATCAATGAGTGCTATTGCGGAGTGCCTCTTAATCTCATATGAGCCCTTTGAAACCCTTTTCATATCAAAGCCAAGAATGTTCACCAGCGCTCGATTTTCGTGATGAGATATGACTCCTCCATAAACTATCTCAGCTTTAAGTCCAAAGGTTTGGGCTATTGCTTTTAAGGCACTTGCACTTGCCATAGAGTCTGGGTCTGGGTTATCATGCATAACAATCAGTAGAGACTCTTCTTTTTCCTTAAGCTCTTGAAGCTTTTTGGCAAGAAGATTTGCATTCTTCTTTTCTCCGAACATCTCGACCATACTAACAATAACTTCAGAGATTGCTTTCCTTGGAGAGATTGCATAGTCGATTTTAACATCAGTTTCAAACTCTTCTTTAATCTGATTTTCAATATCTTCCTGGGTAATATCATCTGGAAGAAGAGTTAGGATTGGGATCGATTTATTGTTTGAACGAATTACACGGATTGTTTTCTTTATTGTAGGAACGTCCATTGTTGTTATGATCACCAAGTCGGCTTTTTCTATGTGCGCCTTGAGAAGAGTTGCAGTATATGAAAAATCACCGTGAACAACTTGAAAACCGCTTTCGGTCAATGCTCTAGCTCGCAGCTCATCTTTTTCAATGATTGTAACATCAAATTCGCCCTTTAATGCTTCTGCAATAGTTCTTCCAATTGCACCCCCACCAAGGATGATGACTTTCATTTTCCCCACCTTAATACAATAATGTTTAAATATCAACGTAGATGTATTTTAGTAAGAATACCCTTTCACCGATTTTTGTGGAGAGTAGGGATATATATACCTAATGGTGATGGCATATGCAATTACCAAAGATGCAGCCATTTAAAGAAAATGTGGTATCCACAAGCAAGGAGGACTTTATATCCCTCGTTCGTGAAGCACTCTCTAATGGCAGTGGGACGTTCATAAAGATATTCACCAAGGATTCCAGCGAAAAATACTACTTCACAATGCTGACTGACAACTCAAAAATACTCGCTACTTATGGGAAACTTTTAACTGCAAATAGGGATGTAGTTGGAAAGGAAGCTCTCGATGTTCTTCAAAAGCTTCTCTCAAATCCGATGGTTATTGATGTGTATATCCTTGATGAAATAACACTTAAGTTATCTATTGCTGATAACATTGAGATTTATAGCAACACTCCTAAAATTGACATTGATGAGTTCCTTGGAATTCCAAGGAGAGAAGAGCTTTCTGAAGTCCTCGAAAAGGAGAAGCTTCTAGAGCAAGTTCTGGAGAAAGTTAAGAGGGAAGAAATAAAACCTGTGCCTCAAATTGAAAAAATAAAAGATGTAAAAACTCCAACGGAGAAGGAAGAAAAACTAGAGGAGAAAAGACTCATTGAAGCTCCTAAACAAATACCCAAGCCAGCACCTAAAAAAGAAGGGCCCAAAGTAAAGATTGAGATAATTGGAAGCAATGTATTTAAGTCAGCTCTTGAAGAGGCATTCAAAGAATACTCAGAGACCCTTTTCAACGACATCAGAAAAATGGGCGATGTGACACTTGGTAATATAGAAATTCACGGCGAAATTGGAACTGGGGTTGTCTATTTAACAATTCAGCTTAATGCAAATATTGATAATGAGAAAAAAGCTGAGATTGCAAAAAGAAAGATATTATTCTTTGCCAACAGGCATGTGCCAATTATAGGCAGAGTTTCTGGACTAAAGCCGATTATTAGAAGTGTAAAAGTGAACGTAATAGCAGGTGAAAAAGTAGAATCTATGGAAGAAAGAGAGCGTGAAGAGGTAGAGCTATGGAGACTCAAAAAGCCCCCAACTGTTCAAATAAGTCCAAAGCTCTTCTTAACAGTTGACCCAGAATTCAGATCATACTTCAGCGCATATGCAAGAACGCTCCTCAAAGACATTGAAGAGGCTGGCATCAGAGTTGATAAGATGGAAGTTGAAGTCGAAGGAAGAAAGGAGCATGAGATTAACATAACACTACAAACTCAATCTTCAAATCTAAGCAAGGCTCAAATTGAAGCTGTTGTAACTTCACTAGCCAAGGAGCATGCGAGAGAAATGGGCAGAGCATTGAGGAAATATGTGTGGGTTCACAAGGTGGAAGTTGAGCTTAGTGAAGCTCCAGCAGTTAAACCCAAACAAAGAAAGTTAGAAACAGTTATCAACGCTCCTAAAAACGTTGATCCATACTTGAGGAAGTTCGTTAGAGACTTTGTAAGCGAAATAAAGAAGATGGGGATTGAGCCTTCAAGAGTTCAAATTGACGCAAAAGAAGTGTTATTTGCTCTAGGTGGGGGGAGGGCATACCACATAACGGTTACAGTTGAGGGAGCATCTACCTCAGGTCTCCCGCTGTCAAAGCTCAAGGACATGATTGAAATTGAAGCAAACAAGCGTGCTCGTGAGTTAGTGGAAGCTTTAGGAGAGCAGGTTATTGTCAGGGAGGTTAAACTTAATCTCGAGGAAAGTGCAAGTGAAGCTCCAGCTACGCCAGCTCAAGTTAGTGATAAAGCAGCAGAAATTCTCAAAAAGAAAGCATTGCTAGAAAAAGAAGTTGAAAAGTTGCTTAGGGAAGCAGGAATTGAGGAGCTGTCATTCCTAACTGAGGACAAGAAGAAAGAAGCAGAGAAAACTCTGCTTAAGAGCCGCGTTGAGCCAGCAATGGAGGCGCTTAAGTCAAAGGTTCAAAGTGAGCTTAAACTGTTACCAAGGGTCACATTCAAGTGGCTCAAGATGAATTGGAACTTCACTGGTTCAAATGTGGAAGTTTCATTCGAGGCCAGCCTTTCGAAAGAGGAGGTCGGAGGACTCTTTGGAGCATTCTCGGGTATTTCTGACGATAAAATAAAAGAAGACGCTATCGAAATAATACAAAAAGCAATGAGGGATGTCTCTAGAGAATACGGCATAAGCATTGTTCCAAAGAAAATTAATATTCTTGTCCGCTGATCTTTTTGATTTTAGTTTCTTCTTGTCAGCACTCAAGATCGTCATCATTGCAAAGCTCAGTTCTGCCGAGGTCATCATTCAAAAGGCTGTCAGAGGGGAGGTTTATAAATTCATTTATGATATCTGTCGAAACGTTAAGTTTTTAAGCTAATTGAAGAAGCTAGACCACATGAACACATTGATGCTTGGAGTGGTATTATCACTGCTGTCGGCATTTGGCTGGGCATTTTCCTCAATACTGCTAAAGCTCAGCATGAAGAACAAAAGCGCCGTAACCGTGAATATAGTGAGGCTTTATATTATTGCAGTAGTTTACGCAATTTTCTTCACAATTAATGGAAACTGGAAAGAAGTCTTAAACATGACACCTCTTCAGCTTTTGGTTGCCTTTATCTCTGCGCAATTTGGATTTGTTATTGGTGATTACTTTTTCTTTAATGCTATGAAGATTATGGGAGTCTCAAGAACAGTTCCCATAACTTCTTCTTATCCACTTTGGGCAATTTTATGGGCTTATTTGTTTCTTGGGAAGAGCATTAATATTCAAATTGTACTCGGTGCATTTCTGATAGTTCTTGCCATTATAATTGTAAGACAGGGTGAAATTGAGGAGCATGTAAACATGAAGGGATTTGTGTTTGCTCTCTTAGCACCTTTATCATGGAGCTTTGCCATAATAACAATGGAGTGGCTCTCCTCTCAAATTTCCGCTTTTACTCTGGCTGGACTCAGAATGATGCTTGCTGCTTTGGGAATAAGTGTGTTCTTAGGGAAGTATGAAAGTGAAATAAAGGCAATTACAAAAAGAGAATTTGCAGCATTAACTGGGGCGGCGTTTTTAGGCTTGTTTGTTGGCCAATACTCTTTTGTGAAGGCAGTCAGCTTAGTTGGTTCTCCGATTGCAGCGCCGATTACAGCTGTAAATCCAATTATATCTGCTACATTAGCTATTCTTATTCTAAAGGAGCCCCCAAACAGCAAGATTTTGACGGGTTTAGTGATGGCAGTAATTGGTGTAATATTGATAAGCACAGCATAAAGGTTAAATTTTCATCATCCTAATTACTACTGCCGACAGCGAGGGTACAATTCGTACCCTCGTGGGCTCGGTCGAACCCGCCTCCGCAAGGTATCGGGCTCGATGAGCGGAGTGTGCTCACGCCGAGCCCATAGGGCCGGTGCATCCGCCCCCGTGAGCCATGAGCGGGGTGTCTCTGTTGCCGGCCCACAACTTCAAAAACTTTTATAATTCTCAAAGTCGATTTTAATAACTGGTGGTTATTGTGGTAATTCTTCCCCGCCCAATTGATCCGCGAGAGATAAAGAGGATTAGAAAAGAGTTGGGGATTACCCAAGAAGAACTTGCAAGAAAAGCGGGTGTAACTCAGGCTTACATAGCCAAGCTTGAGGCTGGAAAAGTTGATCCTCGACTTTCAACTTTCAACCGAATTCTTGAGGCTCTTCTTCAGTGTAAGAAAGCCCAGCTGAGAGCTAAAGATGTTATGTCATCTCCAATCATTGCTGTTAAACCTTATGATAATGTCGAGAAAGTAATCAAGCTGATGAACGAGCACAACATATCCCAAGTTCCCGTAATAGCTGGAAATAAAGTTGTAGGTTCAATAACTGATAAGATCCTCGTGAGAAAAAGCTTGGAATACGAGGATATCTATGAGAGGAAAGCTATGGAAGTCATGGAAGAGCCATTTCCCATAGTCAATGAGGAAGAGGATATTGAAGTCGTTAAGTATCTCCTCGAAGAGCATCCAGCTGTTATTGTGCAGAACAAAGAAGGTAAACCCATAGGGATAATAACTCGATCGGACTTGTTCAGGCTCAAGTAGTCAGCCAACCGTCCACTCATCACCGTTCAGCGTCGGAAGGCCTCATCCCTCATTAGAATATCTCTGCTTACAATTTTTAAATTCTAATCTTTGATTTTCTCCCATTTAACCAAACTCTCCTCCAATGCTTTTCTCACAGCTCTTCCAATTGAGATGCCAAGCTTTGTTGCAGTTCCAGCCCACTCTTCACTTCCCTCGTAAGCAAACACCCCAATCCCATCGCTCGTCGTTCCCGTTGCATTGTAGCCAAGCTTTAGCAGAGTATAAGTTTTTGCCTCCGTTGCAGTCATTATAGCATTTGCCAATGCTCCAACGGTTAAGCCCTCATGTATTATGAGGGCAATGTTTATCGTTCCAGGCTTCCATGGCGGAGGCTCATCACCCGCTATGGCGGGATTAGTTATTCCAGCAGTTACAAATGCCTCAGCTCTTCCGCTTTTTGCATGAGCGAGAACTTTTGGAATATCTACTGCTGTCATGAAGCCCACAAAATTCCTTAATCCATTCTGCTTTTCGAAATTAAGGCAGTCTTCTTTATAATTCCCATTATAATTCTTATGAACATGCATAAAGAAGAAGCCATTGGCCTTGAATAACCCGCCATTATGGGGAGCATTGCTCAGGCTGAGCATCGGCTCTTTGAAATGATGGATGTAGTGTTTGCTGAGCATGGATTTGAATACTCTTTTTCGTTTAAGAGCTTGACGATGCAAAAAGTTTCCATTTTCGGAATACTTTTAAGTGTCAGTGAGGAAAGTAGATGATTACATATGGAGGTGCCAGGAATGGACCCAATGGAAAAGATGCTTGATGAAGCTGCGAAGAATCCCAAGATGAGGAAAAAGCTTAAAGTCAAGGCACTGCTTTCACTTGTGCTTTTCTTTGTGTTTCTCTTAGCATTGTTCACTGCAATAGGCATGCTATGGGCCACAAAAAACGGAGCATTCCTTGGAATGACCAAGGCTCAAATCTTTGCACTTAGAACAAAAGTCGCTCTCGTTATGAACATTCTTATCATTGCCCACCTCATAGTTAATAGGAAAGTTTTCATTAAGGAGCTTAAGATTCTTTTTGGATGATTTTTGTCCCATTTTTATTTTGTAGTTCTGAAAATGCGCTGTTAATTATGCTGAATAAAACATAAAACTGAGAGAAAGAGCAACGGATTAAGCCTTCCCACCAATCTTTATAAGTCTCTCATAAAGCTCATCAACCTTCTTTGCAACATCATCAACGGTAAAGCCCTTCTTAACGGCCAGCCAAACTGCTCCTCCAGCTCCAACACCTTCCTTCACGTAGCCTCTCTCATAATCTTGCAGACCCTTAAACTTGCTCTTTGAGAAGTCAAGCTCAGCGTAGTAGTAGATTATGCCAATCTCTTTTGCAGTCTCTTTGAACGTTGAACTCTCATCATTCACAACCCACTTCGTTGTAGCAATCATGAATCTGTTCAAATCTTCTCCTATTGCTTTGAGGAGAGCAGCTATTGCCAGCATCTGAGTTCCGCCAGCTAAGACAACATCACCTTTGAATCCCTGGGAAAGTCCAATGACGGTTGCCATCATTGGGTCGCCAAACTCCTCCAATGCTTTTAAAGGCTCATCTACAAATCCACCTTTTTCAATGCCAGCTCTTTTGAAGCCTTCCATGATTACTTGCTCCTTTAAGCTTTGTGGGTTGTTTGGAGCTGCTGAGCTTGTTCTTGCCTCATACCCCAAAGCCCAGAGAACAGCTTGGGCTGTTGTCGTCCCTCCCGGCGTTGATTCACCAATTACGATTTCTCTCAGATTAAGTTTGCTCAGCTGCTCTCCAAAGAGCTTTGCCTTCTCTATTATTTCCTTGGCCTCTGGAAGAGCTTTCTCTCTGCGGAAGTCCCTTCCGACTACGTCGCTTATGTGAACATGAGGAACTAAAGGAGCTAGATAAGTCCCTCCCCTAACAATTACAATTGGAAAATCGGCCAGTTCTTTAGCGGCTTTAGTGATTATAGCCGGTGTTGGGTGCCCTTCTGGGGTTACAGGGATGACATCAATGATTTTAGGCTTTTCATAAAATAGATATTCGGCATCAGCAGGCGGCGTCAATTTGGTTAATTCTGGAGTTGCTCCCGCAACACTTATTCCTGGAATTGTGCTTATCTCAGTGTTTCCTAAGACTACCAGCATCATGGTGATCACCTTTGGCAATTTTATCCAACAAGCTTATATACCCTTCGCTCATATTTTTGCTAGAGATTGGACAAATAATCCAAGGGTGAAAATCATGAGGAGAAAAGTCACTCTGCTTTTGGTAGTTTTAATGTTTGGAGTAATAATAGCGGGCTGCATTGGACAGCAACAGACAGCAACTATCTCAACGGTAACAAAAGAGGTTACAAAAACCGAAACCCATACGAAAACTGAAACTACCACAAAAACCGTAACTGAAACTGTAACTCCAAAGAAGTATCCCCTCACTATAACTGATGACAACGGACGGAAAGTCACAATCGAAAAAGAACCACAAAGGATTGTATCATTGGCACCAAGCATTACTGAAACGCTGTTTTTCATAGGTGCTGGAGACAAATTAGTTGGAGTAACTCAGTGGGCAGACTATCCGCCACAGGTTGAGAAAATTACAAAAGTTGGTGGCTATGGAGAGTATGCTAACATAGAGGTAATAGCATCTCTCAAGCCCGATTTAATCTTGGCAGACAGCATGAGTTTGTCAATCCTCGATAAACTTGAAGAGATTGCTCCAGTCGTCATAATAAACCCAACGAGCATTGATGACATATATAGGAAAATTGAGCTTATTGGAAAAATCGTGAACAGAGAAGGCGAGGCAAAAGCAGTGGTTGAATTCATGAAAGCAAAGATAGCAGAGGTTCAAAACAGAGTAAAAGACAAGCCCAAAGTTAAGGTGTTCATATACTTAAGCCCCGGTCAATCCGGTATCTGGACTGCTGGAAGCGGAACTTTCATGGATGAAGCAATAAGCCTAGCTGGGGGAGAGAATATATTCCATGATGTGCAAGGTTGGAAAGAAGTCAGCATAGAGGACATACTCGCAAGAAATCCAGATGTCATAATAATGTCCTCAATGGGTGGTTATGCTGATCCAAATGCAATCTGTGGAACACCGCTAGAGAAAACAAATGCCGTGAAAAACGGAAGGGTTTATGTTTTAACCCTAGAAGAGGACAACATGCTCTCACGTCCTGGCCCAAGGATTGTCTATGGTATTGAAGCGTTGGCTAAGTATCTCCACCCAGAATCCTTCGATATTCAATTCATGCCATTTGCTTGTAAAGCTGAAGCTACTGGGTGATTCTTCCATTTTTAATTAATTTTTAGTCATTGCTCTAAGCTTCGAGAAGGCTGTTATGAAGCTGCAAGTCTCCATTTTGAGGTGAGTAATATGGGAAAAGCTCTCATGATCCAGGGAACATCTTCAGGAGCTGGAAAATCGCTCCTAGCATTAGCTCTGTGCAGAATCTTCTCAAACCTTGGCTATGACGTAGTCCCATTTAAAAGCCAAAACATGAGCCTAAATTCGGCTCCAAGTATAGAAGGAGGAGAGATCAGCAGGGCGCAGTATTTACAAGCTTTAGCGTGCAGAAAGAAGCCCTCAATAATGTTCAACCCAATTCTGCTCAAGCCAGAAGGGAACATGAGGAGTCAAATAGTTTTCATAGGAAAGCCAATTGGAAGTGTCTCCGCTCGTGAATATATGCTCTCAAAGAAAGAGGAGCTTTTTAAAAAAGCCATGCAGGTTTTGGATGAGCTTTTGGAAAACCATGACATCGTTGTAATTGAAGGTGCTGGGAGTCCAGTCGAGATAAACCTCAAGGATTATGATATTGCAAATATGCGTGTTGCAAAACATGCAAATGCCAAAGTCATTCTCGTTACGGACATAGATCGAGGCGGTAGTTTTGCCTCAATAGTCGGCACAATGGAATTATTAAGCAAAGAAGAGCGGGAACTCGTAATCGGCTTTGTCTTCAACAAGTTTAGGGGAGATGCGTCGCTTTTAAAACCGGGTTTTGACTATCTCGAGAAAAGATACGGGAAGAAAGTTTTGGGTGTGATACCTTATACAGAGCACAAAATTCCAGAGGAAGACTCTCTCGTTGAATTTCCGAAGATTAAAGGTGACTTGCATATTCAGATTGTTAAGCTTCCGCACATAAGCAACTTCACGGATTTTGAACCTCTCCACTGGGCAAACGGAGTTAACTACGTTACAAAAGCTGAGGAAATCAAAGGGGATTTAATCATAATTCCCGGAAGCAAGAATACCGTTGAAGACTTGCTCTGGATGAGGGAGAACGGCATTGAAGATGCAATAATCCAGGCGCATAGAGATGGGGCATTCGTTGTAGGAATCTGCGGCGGTTTTCAGATGCTGGGGGAAAAGATCATTGACAACATAGAATCAAAGCGTGGTGAGGTTAAGGGCATTGGTCTGCTGAAAGCTAAAACGGTGTTTGCTGAGACCAAGAGAACAAACCATTTGAAGGCTGAAATCCTATGGGAGCCGGTGAGGGGCTTAAACGTTGAAGGTTATGAGATTAGGATGGGGCGATCTGTATCAAAAAAGCCATTCTCAATAATACGTGAAATAAACGGAGTCAAGGCTTTTGAGCCCGAAGGAGCTGTTGGTAGAAGAGTTTTTGGCACTTACCTTCACGGAATCTTTCATAACTTTGAATTTACGGACCAGTTTTTGAACATGCTTCGCTTAGAGAAGGATCTTGAACCGATAACAGTGCAGAAGTGGAGTATTGAAGAGGAAATCGAGAGGTTTGCAAAGATTGTTGAGAGAAATCTCGACATTAGTTACATTTTGGACAGCTTGGGGCTGTAAATCAGCTTTGCAATTTTTTCTGCAAGCTCCAGCTCTTCTGGAGTGTTCACATTCAAAGCCAGTAGCGGGTTTGTAAGCTTGAAGAACTCTTCCCCTTCTTCAGCCACGGCATTTAACCCAACGATTGCATAGCCCCTGTAAATGATAGGACTAAGGTCTCTCGGAACAAGACTTGAGGGAAGAACACCTGTTAAGCTCGTCTTTCCATCAAAGGCTTTCTTGATGAGCCAGAAATCTAGAGCCTTCACAAAAGGAACGTCTGCAGAGACACTTATAAACGGTCCAAATTCTCGTAAAAGCTCTTGAATGTCATGCACATAACCTTTTCCAGAAGTTTCAATAAAAGGGATTCCCTCTCGAAGGCAGAGCTCTCTCGTTTTTGGAGTGTTTCTGCTCACTGCGATTAAAACGTCATCTACCTTTGAGGCCTGCTCGTAAACCCAGAGGAGCATCGGTTTATTGGCTATCCTGAGGACGGGCTTTTCCTTTCCCATTCTGGTAGATTTTCCGCCTGCTAAGATGATTATCATAAATACCACCAAATGAAAGCCAAGATCAAAAGCGTTCCGGCCCTCGTTATCTCAGCCACTGCTCCAATACAGTCACCGTTTAAGCCGTCGAAATTGTCCAAGCTGAGTTTTATGATGTAAGCTCCAATTAGAAATCCAAGAACACTAATAACCGCTCTCCACTCGTAGAGAAAGAAAGGCATCAGTAGGAGAGTGTAAATTATGGTCGCCAAAAGCAGTTGCTTTCTGTTCATAGCCTCCATAAAGTAAGCTCCCAATCCCTGTCCTAAAGGCTTCTTCGTGCTTAAAGCTAGAACCATCGCATACTTCGAGTTCAGCTCTGCCAGAAAAAGGGCATAGAACGGGGCGTAGCTCAAAGAGTAGACTTGGATGAGCAGAACCATTACAACAGCAAAAATTCCTGCTATTCCCGTGTTCAAGTCCTTCATAGCTTTAATCTTCCTTTCCCTGTCTCCTTTGGTCATAATCCCATCGGCAAAATCCGCTAATCCGTCAAGGTGGAGCAGACCTATGGTGAAATATAAGAACAAAACTGCTAAGATATTTTTCAGAGGAACGTTAAAATAAAGGACAACTGTGGATAAAGCAGAAGTAATGACTGCCAGCATAGGGAATGCCCAAATCTCCTGCCTTGCTTTTTCAAAGTCTCCATGTATTGGGATTCTTGTCATGAAGGGTATGAGGTTTCTCATTGAACCACCCGGCTAATTAATCCAATGTTGAAAAGCCTTAAAAATTCTTCCTCCAACTATTTGTGCAATGAAGAAGGAGCACTATCGAATCTTGCTTGTCATTGTGTTGGTTCTTGCCTTCGTATACACACTCGGCTTAGCTGGAATTTTGCCTTTTACGGTCAGTTATTATATCACAATATTCATGATTTTCCTGTTTCTCTTTCTTCGCTGGGAATCTCGGTTAAATCGAAATTCGTAGGCTCGAAGAGTTTTGTCATACAACCAGCTATAAACCCGCCAATTGCGTCATCCAAAAATGGTGGTAGCTCTTTTAAAATTCCTGGCTTTTTAGTGTCATAGTAGAAGAAGTTGAAAAGAGCTATCTTTCCGCCGATGTACTCTGCAATGTTGATGCCAATCAACTCATCTGCAATCAAATTAACCGGGTCCCCCTCGACTTTAAAGTTCTCCTCAAGCAGAATGGCGGCCATTAATAGTGATTGCACATTGATGTCACTGAGATAATAGAGCATCAGAGACTTAAGCTTCTCTCTAATTTTCTCAGTATCTTCTCCAATGTAAAGCTCCATCGCGGTATCAAGCATCTTTTCGAGGGTTATACATTTTGGTTCAAGTCTTCGGAGAATTTCTTCAGCTTTCATACTTTCACCAGCCTGAACCTCAGCCACCAATATCTTTCACTCTCCTCAACTTCCGCTGGCTTTAGCTCAAAGCTTTTCTCAAATAGCGGACATTTCAAAACCACCGTGTGGAACTCTGCAAACTCTCCAACCGAATCAACATTGGGATTTGCCTTCAAAAACTGCTCCAAATCTCTAATTGAGCGAAAGGTGTAGCCGAGCCACTCTTTGGAAAGCTTTTCCTTGTTCACGGCAATTATTG
This is a stretch of genomic DNA from Thermococcus sp. M39. It encodes these proteins:
- a CDS encoding DHH family phosphoesterase; protein product: MKVIILGGGAIGRTIAEALKGEFDVTIIEKDELRARALTESGFQVVHGDFSYTATLLKAHIEKADLVIITTMDVPTIKKTIRVIRSNNKSIPILTLLPDDITQEDIENQIKEEFETDVKIDYAISPRKAISEVIVSMVEMFGEKKNANLLAKKLQELKEKEESLLIVMHDNPDPDSMASASALKAIAQTFGLKAEIVYGGVISHHENRALVNILGFDMKRVSKGSYEIKRHSAIALIDCQPNGNLTILEEDDLKKIQIIIDHHQLLQSLKEKLPPDAFVDIRPEVNATSSILAEYFKALNLPLDETLFTGLFYGIYTDTKKFSKLSHVDLKAIEFLAQKVNYELLDKIEHPDISTETAEILARAILNRKIYKNVVISNVGFITNRDAIAESADFLLRLEGITTVLVFGIVDDRIEISARTRDVRINIGKVLKEAFGEIGSGGGHAQSGGARISLGIFKLAKDKSSLLKLAEEAITEKFLEALGVKES
- a CDS encoding DMT family transporter: MNTLMLGVVLSLLSAFGWAFSSILLKLSMKNKSAVTVNIVRLYIIAVVYAIFFTINGNWKEVLNMTPLQLLVAFISAQFGFVIGDYFFFNAMKIMGVSRTVPITSSYPLWAILWAYLFLGKSINIQIVLGAFLIVLAIIIVRQGEIEEHVNMKGFVFALLAPLSWSFAIITMEWLSSQISAFTLAGLRMMLAALGISVFLGKYESEIKAITKREFAALTGAAFLGLFVGQYSFVKAVSLVGSPIAAPITAVNPIISATLAILILKEPPNSKILTGLVMAVIGVILISTA
- a CDS encoding CBS domain-containing protein codes for the protein MVILPRPIDPREIKRIRKELGITQEELARKAGVTQAYIAKLEAGKVDPRLSTFNRILEALLQCKKAQLRAKDVMSSPIIAVKPYDNVEKVIKLMNEHNISQVPVIAGNKVVGSITDKILVRKSLEYEDIYERKAMEVMEEPFPIVNEEEDIEVVKYLLEEHPAVIVQNKEGKPIGIITRSDLFRLK
- a CDS encoding adenosylcobinamide amidohydrolase, whose protein sequence is MLSKHYIHHFKEPMLSLSNAPHNGGLFKANGFFFMHVHKNYNGNYKEDCLNFEKQNGLRNFVGFMTAVDIPKVLAHAKSGRAEAFVTAGITNPAIAGDEPPPWKPGTINIALIIHEGLTVGALANAIMTATEAKTYTLLKLGYNATGTTSDGIGVFAYEGSEEWAGTATKLGISIGRAVRKALEESLVKWEKIKD
- the cobT gene encoding nicotinate mononucleotide-dependent phosphoribosyltransferase CobT: MMLVVLGNTEISTIPGISVAGATPELTKLTPPADAEYLFYEKPKIIDVIPVTPEGHPTPAIITKAAKELADFPIVIVRGGTYLAPLVPHVHISDVVGRDFRREKALPEAKEIIEKAKLFGEQLSKLNLREIVIGESTPGGTTTAQAVLWALGYEARTSSAAPNNPQSLKEQVIMEGFKRAGIEKGGFVDEPLKALEEFGDPMMATVIGLSQGFKGDVVLAGGTQMLAIAALLKAIGEDLNRFMIATTKWVVNDESSTFKETAKEIGIIYYYAELDFSKSKFKGLQDYERGYVKEGVGAGGAVWLAVKKGFTVDDVAKKVDELYERLIKIGGKA
- a CDS encoding ABC transporter substrate-binding protein, with the protein product MRRKVTLLLVVLMFGVIIAGCIGQQQTATISTVTKEVTKTETHTKTETTTKTVTETVTPKKYPLTITDDNGRKVTIEKEPQRIVSLAPSITETLFFIGAGDKLVGVTQWADYPPQVEKITKVGGYGEYANIEVIASLKPDLILADSMSLSILDKLEEIAPVVIINPTSIDDIYRKIELIGKIVNREGEAKAVVEFMKAKIAEVQNRVKDKPKVKVFIYLSPGQSGIWTAGSGTFMDEAISLAGGENIFHDVQGWKEVSIEDILARNPDVIIMSSMGGYADPNAICGTPLEKTNAVKNGRVYVLTLEEDNMLSRPGPRIVYGIEALAKYLHPESFDIQFMPFACKAEATG
- a CDS encoding cobyric acid synthase encodes the protein MGKALMIQGTSSGAGKSLLALALCRIFSNLGYDVVPFKSQNMSLNSAPSIEGGEISRAQYLQALACRKKPSIMFNPILLKPEGNMRSQIVFIGKPIGSVSAREYMLSKKEELFKKAMQVLDELLENHDIVVIEGAGSPVEINLKDYDIANMRVAKHANAKVILVTDIDRGGSFASIVGTMELLSKEERELVIGFVFNKFRGDASLLKPGFDYLEKRYGKKVLGVIPYTEHKIPEEDSLVEFPKIKGDLHIQIVKLPHISNFTDFEPLHWANGVNYVTKAEEIKGDLIIIPGSKNTVEDLLWMRENGIEDAIIQAHRDGAFVVGICGGFQMLGEKIIDNIESKRGEVKGIGLLKAKTVFAETKRTNHLKAEILWEPVRGLNVEGYEIRMGRSVSKKPFSIIREINGVKAFEPEGAVGRRVFGTYLHGIFHNFEFTDQFLNMLRLEKDLEPITVQKWSIEEEIERFAKIVERNLDISYILDSLGL
- a CDS encoding NTP transferase domain-containing protein; its protein translation is MIIILAGGKSTRMGKEKPVLRIANKPMLLWVYEQASKVDDVLIAVSRNTPKTRELCLREGIPFIETSGKGYVHDIQELLREFGPFISVSADVPFVKALDFWLIKKAFDGKTSLTGVLPSSLVPRDLSPIIYRGYAIVGLNAVAEEGEEFFKLTNPLLALNVNTPEELELAEKIAKLIYSPKLSKM
- the cobS gene encoding adenosylcobinamide-GDP ribazoletransferase, producing MRNLIPFMTRIPIHGDFEKARQEIWAFPMLAVITSALSTVVLYFNVPLKNILAVLFLYFTIGLLHLDGLADFADGIMTKGDRERKIKAMKDLNTGIAGIFAVVMVLLIQVYSLSYAPFYALFLAELNSKYAMVLALSTKKPLGQGLGAYFMEAMNRKQLLLATIIYTLLLMPFFLYEWRAVISVLGFLIGAYIIKLSLDNFDGLNGDCIGAVAEITRAGTLLILAFIWWYL
- the cobZ gene encoding alpha-ribazole phosphatase CobZ yields the protein MKAEEILRRLEPKCITLEKMLDTAMELYIGEDTEKIREKLKSLMLYYLSDINVQSLLMAAILLEENFKVEGDPVNLIADELIGINIAEYIGGKIALFNFFYYDTKKPGILKELPPFLDDAIGGFIAGCMTKLFEPTNFDLTEIPSEERETGKS